From the genome of Methanothrix soehngenii GP6:
TCAGTATCAGGTTACCTTTCTTGGCGGTGGTGAGCTCCTCTACCTGCAGGGCATAGTTCAGAAGCTCGGTCGAGGGGAAGTTGGCCCGGGCATAGCTGATGAGCAGCTGGACTCTCTTGTCCGGGTTCTTTACGCTCTTGATCTTGTGGCCTATGCCAGGGATGTTAATACCCTTCTTTTTCATCTCGCCCACAAACTGCTCCGGGGCGAGGCCGGTCTCTTGTGCCCGCTTGAACTCCCGGGCGGCATCGTCGATTGCCCCCCCAAACCTGGGGCCGATGGTTAAAAGCCCGCTGCATAACGATGAGATCAGATCCTTTCCCGCACAGGAGGCAACTATGGCATTATGTGCTCCCGAGACCGCCGGGCCGTGGTCCGCCACGATCTGGATGACCAGCTCAATGAAGTGGGCGGCATATTCTGGGAGCTCTTTCTTGAACCATAACAGGCCGATGACCCCACCTATTCCCATCTTCCGGTCCAGGACATCGGATAGCTTCTTTCCTGCATACAGCAGCTCCTCGCCGCTGTCATCGGATATCGTGCAGATGAATGTGGTGGGCTTGCGGATATCGCCAGTGGCCAGAGCTTTGCTGTAGTCCGTGGGGATGCGGGGAACCTCAGGCTCATCGAACTTCTGCACTATACCCCGAGTGAGGAGCATATCGTAGACCTGGCGCACCATTTCTCCATAGTCATCGAAAGACCTGGGCACATATGCTCCTGCCTGGCGGAAGGCATCGTTTTTAGCCTGAGCAGTCTCCTTTTCGGTGTTGGCCTTGGCACCGGCATGGCCAAACTGGACGCTGGCCGGAAGGTAGGGCGAGCAGGTGCCTGTGACCCAGGCCACCAGAGGTTTGGTGATCTTCTTCTCTTTGAGGGCCTGGATGATCATGTACTCGTCCTCACCGCCCAGCTCGCCCAGGCAGGCGATCATCTTGATGGCTGGATTTCTCTCATAGCGGAGGATGTGGTCGAGCATGTTCGATCCGGGATAACGGTCTCCTCCGATGGCCACTCCTTCATAGATGCCATCGGAGTTTCTGGAGATTATATTGAATGCCTCATTGAGCATGCCACCCGATTTGGAGACGAAGCCCACGCATCCCGGTCGATATAGCTTGGAGGCGATGATGTTCTCGATGGTACCGGCGGTGTTCCCTATGCGGAAGGCACCTGCAGTCATCCCCCCCACCGTCGCCGGACCGATGACGATCTTGTCCAGTTTCCTAGCTGTGGCGGCCATCACCCTGGATTGCCTCTCAGGCACGCCTTCGGCGATGACGGCGACGATGCGAATGGTATCCTCCTTCAGCGCTTCCATGGTGGTCTCAAAAGCTGATCGGTGGCTGGCAAAGTTGACCATCACATCTGCCTCTGGATAGGCAAGAGCTGCCAGGGGGATGGTCTTGTACATGGGCAGGATTATCTCTTTGGTTCCCCAAAATGCCTTATGGATCCCGGCTCTGCTTGGATTAATGATAGCCGAGATGCTGGGCGACGAGCGCTTGCAGACATAATCGAAGTCCAGCATGCGCTGGATGGCATTGGTCTGGTAGCCATAGACGAATGCTTTTGTATTTATGTCAAAGAGAACGTAATCTTTCCTGCTCATTGATTCTCCTCCAGTGCCAGGGGGACGATTCTCGTCATGTGGGTCTCCGGTCCGTGAACCTGGATGGGAACGCCAAGCCTTTTGCCCAGATCCCGCATGAGCTTCAAGCCCTGCTCGTAATTCGGCCCTCCCCGGCGCACATAGATCTCAATATCGGCCTCCTGCAGCTTCTGCTGGTACTCCTCCAGGGCCATGACCACTCCCTTGAAGGTCTTGGCCACATCGGTGAAGTTGGCAATGGCCCCGCCGATGAGGAGCACCTTCCCGTTGGGATTTTTGCTCCGGGTCATCAGGTCCAGGATGGTACAGGTGTAGTGGTAGGTCTCCTCGGTATTGGGATCACCGCTGTACTCACCATAATTGGCCATCTCATCGGCGTGACCCAAATCGCAGATGGTATCGGCATAGATCACGCTCGCTCCGCCGCCGGCGACCATCGTCCAGACCCTTCCCTCCGGGTTGAGGATGGTGAGCTTCAGAGAGGCTCCGGTCTTGGAGTCGATCTCCTTGATGAAGAGCTCCTCCTTGGAAGGAGTCCTGCCGAATGGTTCAGGGAATGCCAGTTCCGACCATCTCTTCTTTTGCCAGTACTCTTCTGCGTCATCCAGCTTCGCCACCATATCCAGCGGGACGATTCCGCGGCCTGAGAATGTGAAGGGATTGATCTCCACGTAGGCAAAGCCGGTATCGCTATAAAACCGCCATAAGGCGGTGATGAATTCCTCCACCAGCGCTCTCTTATCTCCCAGCTCTGCCGGCAGCTTGGAGCCTACGTCCAGAGCATCGATTCCTTCCAAGGAGTCCACATGGATAGATATTACCTTCTCCCAGTTCTCCTCCACCCCGACGCCGCCATCCATTGAGAAGAAGATGTTGTCCCCTTCATAATCCGAGCTGATAGCCACATAGTACTCCTCTTTGTGGGGTGTGAAAGGCTCTATCAGGAAATAGGACAGCCTCCCGGTTATTCCTCCTATGGTAACCTCTAGGCCCATTTTCTCATTGAGGTATTCCTTTGCTTCCTCCCAGTCCGCATCCAGAAGAACAAGGCCCAGCTTCCCTCTCTTTCCAAAGAGCTGGTCAGGCTTGACCACAAGCCTGGTCGTCTTCAGCCACGGATTTTCTGCCTCAAGCCCTTCTATATCCGTCTCAGGACCAACTAATGCCAGGTTCCCTTTATATGAGAAATCATCGAGGTACTCGGGAAGGTATCTAGCTAGCAGATTCTTTGCGTCATATTCCCTGATGCCTCTTTGTGCCATGTCAAAAACCACCTTCGCCGCCCTAATGCTTTTCTTATTTACAAACTTTTCTCCGGGATAAGATATTTGTTTCGGGAAAATATTGAGATACTTCCAGGGGACTGGCCGAACATGAAGTATCCTGATTCCGAAAAAGCATTTGCTGAACCCGCGGCAGCGGTCTTAGCTAGTATTGATGAGAGGTATTTAGCCTGCCCCGACTGCCCGCCGGAGCCGAATCTGGACAAAACCCGGGGGTGCAGGGACCTGCCCGGAAGGGTAAAAAGGTGCTCCTCCTGCGGAAGAGCGACGCTGGATGCGGTGATGCTGGATGCCCTTCATGTCTTGCATGATTTCGGTCTGCGCGACGAGCGGGAAACGCTGAGAAGCGTCGGATCGCCGCTGGTGGTTGTGGGCTATCCCCTGGCCTACTCCCCCCGTCTGGGGCCGGACAGCCTGATCATCCAGGGAGAGAACATATCCCGTGAGGCTGCCCAGGCAATGGTGCAACGGATACCGGAGATCAGAGGGGTTATCCTCTTCCAGGGCGTTCCTGGAATGCATAAAAAAGGCACGGCGCCCCTGGAGAATGCACTATTAGCCGGATCCGATCTGAGGGCTGACGTCTGCCAGAGCCTCTTTGGCGAGCTTGTCATCTACAAGAGCCAGTCGAAGATTCATATCGAGTTCTCCAGGCAGAGCGCCCCCAAGATGAGGATCATAGAGCAACTCATGCTGCAGGGAAAGGCATCTCGGGTGGTGGATGGGCTGTGCGGTCCGGGAACGCTGGGGCTGATGTGCGCCCTGGCCGGCGCCAAGGAGGTAGTACTGAACGATGTCTGGCTGCCCGCGGTGCAAAACGTTCTCCTCAACCTAAAAGCCAATCGAGATCTTCTGGGGATAGAGAGAATAGAGTATCCTCAGGTCTCCTCACAAGAGGTCGGAACGGAACCGGTGCTGGTAGGCCATGCCAGCGGTGCCTGCGATATACAGGTTTATCATGGCGATCTTGCCAGGCTCTTTGAGAGGGCCTCGCCCGCTGACCTCTGCCTGATCGATCATTTTCCGGGAATGGATACCAGAGAGCTTGAGAAGGCCTGCATATGCTGCAAAAAAGTAGTGTTGATCTGATTAAATGGGACAGCGCGGATTCGAACCGCGGTCCAAGAGTCCCAAACCCTCGAGGATAGACCAGGCTACCCCACTGTCCCAATAGCGAGTGCTCCTAGTGGTATGTTGTCTTTAAAAGCCTTTTGCTAACCTTTCTTCTGCCCTGGTGACAAGATTTTTTCGGTTGATCTTCTTGACCAGGTAGGCGGTGGCCAGCCCGCCAATGGCGGTGAGCATCCAGAGCTGAACGAGCCGGATGAGGATGGTTGCCGCAACTGCAGTATGCACGGGGATTCCAATGGCAGTGAAAAGAGTGCTCATTACAATATCGACAAGCCCCACACCGCCGGGGAGGAATATGGGCAGCATCTGCAGGAATATCATGACCGAATATACTGCCAGAACTGCCCAGAATGAGACGATGACGCCCATCGACCGGAAGACCACAACTGCAACCGTGGTCATGCACAGCCAGCCTGCCAGTGCCCAGAAGGTGCTGATGAAAAGGGTCCTTTTATGCTCCGCCAGCAGCATCATGGAATGATGAAACCTGCCCAGTATGCGGCTGCATTGATTCTGGTCTATATGCACATGCAATATGCGCTCGGCGTGCTTGATGATGCTGAATGCAATTATCTCCAGCCAGTTGTCGGCAAAGCAGATGCCAAAGAATGTGGCATTCAGGAGGAGCAGGACCAGGGCAATGGCATAGCATGTGGCCAGGGCCCAGGGAGGGGCATTTGTGACCAGGTCCAGATATGCGAGGCCAATGGCAGTTCCCAGGAAGAAGGGGATGGCGGTGATGATCCTGGTCGTGGCTACAGTGGCAGAGGACTGGTCGATACGGCATCCGCCATCAAGCTTTTCCAGGAAGTAGACCCGGGTCGTCTCCCCGGAGAAGCTGCCCGAGGGGATGAGATTGTTCATGAAGCCGCAGGACAGGTAAATCAGGAAGATGTCTTTGACGGGCACTTTATAGTTGAACTTGAGGGCAATGGCCCTCCAGGCCAGTGCATCGCATAATACCCCCAGCAGGGCGAGAACTACCGCCAGAGCAAAAAGGCTGATAGCCGCGCTCCTCAGAGTATCGATTGCATCCTGGTAGCCGGCATAGTAGAGATAAAGAGAGTAGATGAAAAGGCCTACAGCGATTAGAGCTATTGATTTTTTTGGATGGATTGTAGGAAGCTCTATATCGCTCTTCACCTGCAGGCTAACGGGAGGGATGGTTAAAAATATTCCGTTTGGACTACTGGGGCCCAATCGATCTAATCACAACCTTTTTAAATCCTGATCTGATAGGGTGATCCCATGGGAAAGACAGGAAGCGTAGAATGGGTCAAGATCAAGGGCAGAAAGGGCCAGGTCAGGCAGGTAACCAAGGCCGAGACCACTTATAAGAAGCCCGGTCCGATGCAGAAATATACCGCCTCTGGTTCCAGAGTAAAGAAGATAAGGAGATCAATAAAGGCCACTCAGATCAGAACATGATTTCCCAGGACGTAGTGCTGGTACGCTACGGGGAAATCGCTCTCAAGGATAGCTGGACCAGGCAGAGCTGGGAGCGTATCTTAAAGAGCAATATAGCCTTTTGTTTGAATAAAGCCGGTGTGGATCACAGGATCTCCGGGAGCGAAGGCCGGATCTTCGTCCATACCCCAGATGTGAGGGCGGCCGCGATTGCCTCCCAGGTTTTTGGAGTTGTCTCCGCGAGTCCTGCCCAAAGTGTGCCCTCCAACCTGGAGGATATAAGCCGGGCGGCAGTGGAGGTGGCGGCGAAGACGATGGAGAGGGCAATGCAGTCAGGCGCAGCCATCCAGACATTTGCCATCCGGCCCCGGAGGTTTGGGGTCCCGTTCTCCAGCGTAGAGATTGGACAGAAGGTGGGCGAAGCGGTTCGACTGGCCACTGGCGCATCTGTCAACCTCAGGGACCCTCAGATGGAGATATTCGTCGAGGCGAGAAGAGAGGGGACATACATCTTCACCGAGGTCACGCCGGGCCTGGGTGGCCTGCCCATAGGCTCTCAGGGGAGGATGCTGGCGATGATCTCCGGGGGGATCGATTCGCCTGTGGCTGCCTGGATGATGATGAGAAGGGGCTGTACGGTCTCACTGCTGCATTTCGACTCCCGGCCTTATGCCGATTCCATAGATCAGTCCAAAAGATGCGTCCAGGTTCTGGCGGAGTGGACCTGCGGCCGGAAGATCAACTTCATCACCGTTCCCATAAAAAAGGGGATTGAGAAGATCCAGATGCATTATCCCCGCGCCACCTGCATCCTCTGCCGGCGCCTGATGTACCGGATAGCGGCCCAGGTAATGGAGAAGGAGGGGGCGCTCGGAGTGGTCACCGGCTACTCCATGGGCCAGGTGGCCAGCCAGACAGCGGAGAACATCCTGGCAGAGCAGGCAGCTATCGGGGTCCCGATATATCATCCACTCATTGCCATGGACAAGTCGGAGATAATCGATCTGGCCC
Proteins encoded in this window:
- a CDS encoding citrate/2-methylcitrate synthase — encoded protein: MSRKDYVLFDINTKAFVYGYQTNAIQRMLDFDYVCKRSSPSISAIINPSRAGIHKAFWGTKEIILPMYKTIPLAALAYPEADVMVNFASHRSAFETTMEALKEDTIRIVAVIAEGVPERQSRVMAATARKLDKIVIGPATVGGMTAGAFRIGNTAGTIENIIASKLYRPGCVGFVSKSGGMLNEAFNIISRNSDGIYEGVAIGGDRYPGSNMLDHILRYERNPAIKMIACLGELGGEDEYMIIQALKEKKITKPLVAWVTGTCSPYLPASVQFGHAGAKANTEKETAQAKNDAFRQAGAYVPRSFDDYGEMVRQVYDMLLTRGIVQKFDEPEVPRIPTDYSKALATGDIRKPTTFICTISDDSGEELLYAGKKLSDVLDRKMGIGGVIGLLWFKKELPEYAAHFIELVIQIVADHGPAVSGAHNAIVASCAGKDLISSLCSGLLTIGPRFGGAIDDAAREFKRAQETGLAPEQFVGEMKKKGINIPGIGHKIKSVKNPDKRVQLLISYARANFPSTELLNYALQVEELTTAKKGNLILNVDGCIGILFIDLMSSCGAFSKEEIDEVVRLGYLNGLFALGRSIGLIGHILDQKRLGSRLYRHPAEDIAYMMPSEEEIQCKRDR
- a CDS encoding ATP citrate lyase citrate-binding domain-containing protein — encoded protein: MAQRGIREYDAKNLLARYLPEYLDDFSYKGNLALVGPETDIEGLEAENPWLKTTRLVVKPDQLFGKRGKLGLVLLDADWEEAKEYLNEKMGLEVTIGGITGRLSYFLIEPFTPHKEEYYVAISSDYEGDNIFFSMDGGVGVEENWEKVISIHVDSLEGIDALDVGSKLPAELGDKRALVEEFITALWRFYSDTGFAYVEINPFTFSGRGIVPLDMVAKLDDAEEYWQKKRWSELAFPEPFGRTPSKEELFIKEIDSKTGASLKLTILNPEGRVWTMVAGGGASVIYADTICDLGHADEMANYGEYSGDPNTEETYHYTCTILDLMTRSKNPNGKVLLIGGAIANFTDVAKTFKGVVMALEEYQQKLQEADIEIYVRRGGPNYEQGLKLMRDLGKRLGVPIQVHGPETHMTRIVPLALEENQ
- a CDS encoding methyltransferase, coding for MKYPDSEKAFAEPAAAVLASIDERYLACPDCPPEPNLDKTRGCRDLPGRVKRCSSCGRATLDAVMLDALHVLHDFGLRDERETLRSVGSPLVVVGYPLAYSPRLGPDSLIIQGENISREAAQAMVQRIPEIRGVILFQGVPGMHKKGTAPLENALLAGSDLRADVCQSLFGELVIYKSQSKIHIEFSRQSAPKMRIIEQLMLQGKASRVVDGLCGPGTLGLMCALAGAKEVVLNDVWLPAVQNVLLNLKANRDLLGIERIEYPQVSSQEVGTEPVLVGHASGACDIQVYHGDLARLFERASPADLCLIDHFPGMDTRELEKACICCKKVVLI
- a CDS encoding lysylphosphatidylglycerol synthase transmembrane domain-containing protein, producing the protein MKSDIELPTIHPKKSIALIAVGLFIYSLYLYYAGYQDAIDTLRSAAISLFALAVVLALLGVLCDALAWRAIALKFNYKVPVKDIFLIYLSCGFMNNLIPSGSFSGETTRVYFLEKLDGGCRIDQSSATVATTRIITAIPFFLGTAIGLAYLDLVTNAPPWALATCYAIALVLLLLNATFFGICFADNWLEIIAFSIIKHAERILHVHIDQNQCSRILGRFHHSMMLLAEHKRTLFISTFWALAGWLCMTTVAVVVFRSMGVIVSFWAVLAVYSVMIFLQMLPIFLPGGVGLVDIVMSTLFTAIGIPVHTAVAATILIRLVQLWMLTAIGGLATAYLVKKINRKNLVTRAEERLAKGF
- a CDS encoding DUF5350 domain-containing protein — its product is MGKTGSVEWVKIKGRKGQVRQVTKAETTYKKPGPMQKYTASGSRVKKIRRSIKATQIRT
- the thiI gene encoding tRNA uracil 4-sulfurtransferase ThiI, translated to MISQDVVLVRYGEIALKDSWTRQSWERILKSNIAFCLNKAGVDHRISGSEGRIFVHTPDVRAAAIASQVFGVVSASPAQSVPSNLEDISRAAVEVAAKTMERAMQSGAAIQTFAIRPRRFGVPFSSVEIGQKVGEAVRLATGASVNLRDPQMEIFVEARREGTYIFTEVTPGLGGLPIGSQGRMLAMISGGIDSPVAAWMMMRRGCTVSLLHFDSRPYADSIDQSKRCVQVLAEWTCGRKINFITVPIKKGIEKIQMHYPRATCILCRRLMYRIAAQVMEKEGALGVVTGYSMGQVASQTAENILAEQAAIGVPIYHPLIAMDKSEIIDLARKIGTYEVTMVTKSCTAVPNKPMTRAKKEEILQAEEYLDLVSMARALASEMTVTRIGYELGSVVRIDQ